In Brassica rapa cultivar Chiifu-401-42 chromosome A06, CAAS_Brap_v3.01, whole genome shotgun sequence, a single window of DNA contains:
- the LOC103875210 gene encoding uncharacterized protein LOC103875210 — protein MDGYEDWELRNEEGFVFKRVKRSRISDSGEASKPVEPELDPAVEERNRRMRKKRTLVKLKRKYQREMERWDILSNSFSAMQEKAARFQTAERREERLNASETTSSRDSEHGGEEAPETASSMLDELLAMAEAQGAIVNDVSNLCEVAENICRVEQEEQESLFDLAVWSSPRSLMASLCAAD, from the exons ATGGACGGATACGAAGATTGGGAGCTTCGCAACGAGGAAGGCTTCGTGTTCAAGCGAGTGAAGCGAAGCCGTATCTCCGACTCCGGAGAAGCATCCAAACCGGTGGAACCGGAGTTGGATCCGGCGGTGGAGGAGAGGAATCGAAGGATGCGGAAGAAGAGGACACTGGTGAAGCTCAAAAGAAAGTACCAGAGAGAGATGGAGCGGTGGGACATTTTGTCGAACAGCTTCAGTGCTATGCAAGAGAAGGCTGCTCGATTTCAAACGGCGGAGCGGCGGGAAGAGAGGTTAAACGCGAGCGAAACGACGTCGTCTCGAGATTCAGAGCACGGCGGAGAAGAAGCTCCCGAAACGGCGTCGTCTATGCTCGACGAACTTCTTGCTATG GCAGAAGCACAAGGAGCGATCGTCAACGATGTCTCAAATCTCTGCGAAGTCGCAGAAAACATATGTAGAGTtgaacaagaagaacaagagtcATTGTTTGATCTTGCCGTTTGGAGCTCACCAAGGAGTCTTATGGCGTCTCTTTGTGCTGCTGATTAA